Proteins from a genomic interval of Chryseobacterium indologenes:
- a CDS encoding fibronectin type III domain-containing protein has product MKKLLLSCMMSLGIGASAQILVNEGFEGSSLPSGWTSTNGAGTTLAAGGYGSSAGTACQGTKAVYKNIYDGVPSWNMVYTSTASNATALNYSFKYLAKGYNSTAIIDGTVAADYSVDNGATWVTILSPLAISGSANTIIPCTTVSGSIPAGTIPAGAGFKLRLKSTAVGTGDFYMGFDDVQLTQDIISPPACNTISTPANAATGVSVTPTITWAAGTGGTNGYNLYLGTTPGGNNIINGLDVGNVTSYSITAANALSYSTQYYATIVPRNVIGSATGCNGSSFTTTTVPCPAVSAPAASAVNVSVNPTFTWSAVSAATGYKLRIGTTAGGSDVLNDFDMGNVTSYTLPTSLNNATTYYYTVKSYTATSLSASCTEKIFTTVCLPTSAPYSQNFDTTPTGSSSNVNAPTCWSYVETSGSAGYGYVSSTSPSSTPNCYILFNSTDTTGNVMLVSPQTTNLTNGTKRVKFMAKGGSTGYTMFVGTLSDPSNPASFAAVGNSIAITTSWASYVVNIPAGSNQYLAFKHGLGGTSRSVYIDDVVVEDIPSCLETTGVTVGAVTLNSVDISWTAPSTPPANGYDIYYSTTNVAPLPATAPSITAVAGTSATIPGLLPYTTYYIWVRSRCSGSDQSVWTSAVSAYTGHCIPTGGSSNTLYYYNNITTNTLGYNNLAYTAASYSAYVNNSSTSFSGTAGGNIDYSLKASGGGTYYYYIWVDWNNDLDFNDAGETMLAATAAYAATASGSFAIPAGQPMGDYRVRFGQSYSGTITSCGPAPSGNYVDFTLSVVAPATCIPPTGVAVSNIAADSAAVSWTASTTPPAAGYDMYYSTSNTAPTASTVPVISGVTGTSQVLTTLTPATTYYVWVRSHCSANDTSAWSVSANFKTACAAVSSLNENFDSSVVGALPSCWLSIGSMASYAKVYALSGTMISAPYALYLYTDNSGTGMVSTPELLNLDSNNYMISFKGRANLTAGGVVQIGYLTDPANTGSFVILGTYTTTGTTVIDNYSLNITGVPAGVNKLVLKHTGSPANSVLIDDFNFQLGNLSTSEVTRDKNEIRLYPNPFSEIVNISDVSKVKSVQIVDAAGRVVKTIENLSLSLHVGDLKQGMYLVVLNMKDGTKQTIKTIKK; this is encoded by the coding sequence ATGAAAAAACTTCTACTATCGTGTATGATGTCACTGGGAATTGGGGCATCAGCACAAATTTTAGTTAATGAAGGGTTCGAAGGTTCAAGCTTACCTTCCGGTTGGACAAGCACCAACGGGGCAGGGACTACTCTGGCAGCAGGAGGTTACGGATCAAGTGCCGGAACCGCTTGTCAGGGAACTAAGGCCGTGTACAAGAATATTTATGACGGTGTACCAAGTTGGAATATGGTGTATACTTCTACAGCTTCCAATGCTACAGCGCTTAATTATTCTTTTAAATATCTCGCCAAGGGATATAACAGCACTGCCATAATTGATGGAACGGTAGCAGCGGATTATTCCGTAGATAATGGTGCAACCTGGGTCACTATCCTTAGCCCGCTGGCGATTAGTGGATCTGCCAATACCATCATACCCTGTACTACAGTTTCCGGATCAATTCCTGCAGGAACGATTCCTGCAGGTGCAGGTTTTAAACTTAGGCTCAAAAGTACAGCAGTAGGTACCGGTGATTTTTATATGGGATTTGACGATGTTCAGCTTACCCAGGATATAATAAGCCCGCCGGCGTGTAACACGATTTCGACTCCTGCCAATGCCGCTACAGGAGTTTCTGTTACCCCTACTATCACCTGGGCTGCAGGCACAGGAGGAACTAATGGATATAATCTGTATTTAGGGACAACGCCGGGCGGAAACAATATAATCAACGGATTGGATGTAGGAAATGTTACCAGCTATTCAATTACAGCAGCTAATGCATTGAGTTATTCTACCCAGTATTATGCAACGATAGTTCCGAGAAATGTTATAGGTTCTGCAACAGGATGTAATGGATCCAGTTTTACCACAACAACAGTTCCTTGTCCTGCTGTTTCTGCTCCGGCAGCATCAGCTGTAAATGTATCGGTGAATCCAACTTTCACCTGGTCAGCCGTAAGTGCAGCGACAGGATATAAGTTGAGGATAGGAACTACAGCAGGAGGTTCTGATGTACTCAATGATTTTGATATGGGTAATGTTACCAGCTATACCTTGCCAACCTCTCTCAATAATGCCACCACTTACTACTATACAGTAAAATCATATACGGCGACCAGCCTTTCCGCATCCTGTACTGAAAAAATTTTTACAACAGTATGCTTACCTACTTCGGCGCCTTATTCTCAGAATTTTGATACTACCCCCACAGGTTCATCGTCAAACGTTAATGCACCAACGTGCTGGTCATACGTAGAAACGTCCGGCAGTGCAGGTTACGGATATGTATCTTCTACCTCTCCATCTTCCACTCCGAATTGTTACATTTTATTTAACAGTACGGATACTACAGGAAATGTGATGTTGGTTTCTCCGCAGACAACCAATTTGACAAATGGAACAAAAAGAGTTAAATTCATGGCAAAAGGCGGAAGTACAGGATATACGATGTTCGTAGGAACTTTGTCTGATCCTTCTAATCCGGCGTCTTTTGCAGCAGTAGGTAATAGTATTGCGATCACAACTTCCTGGGCGTCATATGTTGTTAATATTCCTGCGGGATCAAATCAGTATCTGGCTTTCAAGCATGGCTTGGGAGGTACTTCAAGATCAGTGTATATTGATGATGTTGTGGTGGAAGATATTCCTTCATGTCTTGAGACTACCGGGGTTACGGTTGGTGCTGTTACCCTGAATTCTGTCGATATTTCATGGACAGCTCCTTCCACACCTCCGGCAAACGGATATGATATTTATTACAGTACGACCAACGTAGCACCTCTGCCTGCTACGGCGCCAAGCATTACTGCTGTTGCCGGTACATCTGCAACTATTCCCGGCTTATTACCATATACCACTTATTATATCTGGGTGAGATCAAGATGTAGCGGCTCAGATCAGAGTGTATGGACCTCTGCCGTGTCTGCTTATACGGGACATTGCATTCCTACAGGAGGTAGCAGCAATACCTTATATTACTATAATAATATTACCACGAATACTTTAGGGTATAATAACCTTGCCTACACGGCTGCATCATATTCGGCATACGTAAATAATTCATCTACATCATTCTCCGGAACTGCAGGAGGAAATATTGATTATTCATTAAAAGCATCAGGAGGAGGTACGTACTACTATTATATCTGGGTAGACTGGAATAATGACCTTGACTTTAATGATGCGGGTGAGACTATGCTTGCTGCTACCGCAGCCTATGCTGCAACGGCTTCAGGATCTTTCGCAATTCCTGCCGGCCAGCCGATGGGAGACTACAGAGTGAGATTCGGGCAGTCTTATAGTGGTACTATTACATCTTGTGGACCGGCCCCTTCAGGAAACTATGTTGACTTTACCCTGAGTGTTGTTGCACCGGCAACATGTATTCCTCCGACGGGAGTTGCTGTTTCAAATATAGCCGCAGATTCTGCTGCAGTGTCTTGGACGGCTTCTACAACGCCTCCGGCCGCGGGTTATGATATGTATTACAGTACTTCAAATACGGCTCCTACAGCATCTACGGTTCCTGTTATTTCGGGTGTGACCGGAACATCTCAGGTTCTTACTACGCTTACTCCTGCAACTACATACTATGTTTGGGTAAGATCCCACTGTAGCGCCAATGATACGAGCGCCTGGTCTGTGTCTGCTAACTTCAAAACAGCTTGTGCAGCGGTATCATCGTTGAATGAAAACTTTGATTCATCAGTTGTTGGAGCGCTTCCTTCATGTTGGCTAAGTATCGGTTCTATGGCGAGCTATGCCAAAGTTTATGCCCTTTCCGGAACAATGATAAGTGCTCCTTATGCATTGTATCTTTATACTGATAATTCTGGTACAGGAATGGTATCTACCCCTGAGCTCCTTAATCTGGATTCTAATAATTATATGATTAGCTTTAAAGGAAGAGCAAATCTTACTGCAGGTGGAGTTGTTCAGATAGGATATTTAACGGATCCTGCCAATACCGGTAGTTTTGTGATATTGGGTACTTATACAACCACAGGTACTACGGTTATTGATAACTATTCGTTGAATATTACCGGAGTTCCTGCCGGTGTTAATAAGCTTGTGCTTAAGCATACAGGATCTCCTGCCAATAGTGTGTTGATTGATGATTTTAATTTCCAGCTTGGTAATCTGTCAACTTCTGAGGTGACAAGGGATAAAAACGAAATCAGACTTTATCCTAATCCGTTCTCTGAAATTGTAAACATTTCCGATGTTTCTAAAGTAAAATCAGTTCAGATTGTTGATGCGGCCGGCAGAGTGGTGAAAACCATTGAAAATCTTTCTTTATCTCTTCATGTGGGAGATTTGAAACAAGGAATGTATTTAGTGGTCTT